GCGGAGCGACGCTCGAGGGCGACGGAGACGGGTCGCTCGGACGGCGATACGACCCCGACCTCGACGCCCTCGACGAGGTGTACGGCGGGACCGGACCGACCGCGGTCGGCCACCGTCACGTCCGCGACCTCTTCGAGGTGGATGGCGACGCCGTCGACGAACTCGTCGGCGAGTACCGGACCGCCGGTATCGACGCGCGGTCGTTCGGGGAGAGCCAGCGCGTCGTGACGGACGCGCTCGTCGACGCCGTCTTCGACCGGCTCCGGGCGGACCTCGACGGGGACGCGGCGGCCGCCGTCGACGACGCCCGCGAGGAACTGCGGGACGGCCTCGACCGGGCGACGGACGTGTTCGCCGCCGGTGCCGGGGCCTACGAGCGGCGGGCGGCGGAGGGAGCCGACGCGACCGAGTCGGGGTCGGATCCGGGCCCCGCGCCCGACGGGGCGCCCGGCGCGGACTCGCTGGACTACCACGACGTGCTCCACCACGTCGGGACGCCGCTCTTTGTCCTCGACGCCGAGGGGGAGATCCTGACGTGGAACGCCCAGCTCGAACGGTTGACCGGCGTGCCCGAGGCCGAGGCCCAGTCGATGGAGATGGCGAGCGTGGCCTTCTACCCGGACGGTCGACGGGGGAAGACGCTGGCCGACAAGGTGATCGACGCGCCCGAGCGGACCGACGAGGTCTACGACGTGCCGAGGGTCGACGAGGCCTCCTTTACCCTCTACCGGGACACGAGCGTGATGCAGGACCAGCACGGCGAGGAGGTCCACATCTCCTTCTCGGCGGCGCCGATCTACGAGGACGGCGAGCTGATCGCGGTCGTGGAGATGGTCCAGGACCGCACCGCCGACGTGCTCCGCCACGAGCGCACCTCCGATCTGGTGGGCGAGCTGGAGGAGACGATGCGGGCCATCCAGGACGGGAACCTGGACGCCCGCGCGTCGTTCGACAACGCCGAGGGTCACGTCGACGCGTCGCTGCTGAACGTCGTCGACGAGCTCAACGAGATGGCGAGCGCGCTCGCGGACCTGATCGAGCGGGTCGACGGCAACGCCGGGGACCTGGCGGCGGCCACCGACGAGTCCGCCGCCGCGGCCGACGAGATCGAGTCGGCCGTCACCGAGCAGAACCGGATCCTCGCCGAGGCGGCCGAGGACGTGCAGGACGTCAGCGCGACGATGGAGGAGATCGCGGCCACCTCCAACCAGGTGTCGGCGGCCGCCGACCGCGCCCGCGACTCCGTCGAGGCGGGCGAGCGGGCCGGCGAGACGGCCAGGGCCGTCACGGACGACCTCACCGACAGCAGCGACGATCTGGTCGACAGCGTCACCGAGCTCGAACAGCGCATGGACGAGGTCAACGAGGTCATCGAGATCATCGCCGACGTGGCCGAACAGACGAACATGCTCGCCCTGAACGCCAACATCGAGGCGGCTCGGGCCGGCGAGTCCGGCGAGGGCTTCGCCGTCGTCGCCGACGAGGTGAAGACGCTCGCCGCCGAGACGGGCGAGTACGCCGACGAGATCTCCCGCACCGTCGCGGAGATCCAGTCCCAGGCGACCGAGACCGTCGAGAGCGTCCGGGCGTCGAACGCCCAGATCCGGGAAGCCGAACGGGGGATCGCCGAGGCGCTCGACGCGCTCGACGAGATCGCCGACGCCGTCGACGAGACCGCCGACGGCATCGAGGAGGTCGCCGACGCCAACGACAGCCAGGCCGACGCCATCGAGGGCGTCACGACCACCATCGAGGAGGCCCGCAGCCACGCCGAGGACGCCGAGGCCGCGGCCCGCCGCATCGTCGAGACGACCGACTCCCAGACCCGGTCGGTCCGGGAACTCGTCGACAGCGTCGACCGGCTCCACAGCGCCGACGACCGCCGCTGAGGCGCCCGCTCGACCCGATTCTCCGGCGACTCTCCGGTCACGTCGGCAAAAAGTGATGTTCAGTCCGTGCTGTGACGA
The window above is part of the Halosimplex rubrum genome. Proteins encoded here:
- a CDS encoding methyl-accepting chemotaxis protein, translated to MTERSQESILRRLRDRVGGGSDEPRAEPDGGATLEGDGDGSLGRRYDPDLDALDEVYGGTGPTAVGHRHVRDLFEVDGDAVDELVGEYRTAGIDARSFGESQRVVTDALVDAVFDRLRADLDGDAAAAVDDAREELRDGLDRATDVFAAGAGAYERRAAEGADATESGSDPGPAPDGAPGADSLDYHDVLHHVGTPLFVLDAEGEILTWNAQLERLTGVPEAEAQSMEMASVAFYPDGRRGKTLADKVIDAPERTDEVYDVPRVDEASFTLYRDTSVMQDQHGEEVHISFSAAPIYEDGELIAVVEMVQDRTADVLRHERTSDLVGELEETMRAIQDGNLDARASFDNAEGHVDASLLNVVDELNEMASALADLIERVDGNAGDLAAATDESAAAADEIESAVTEQNRILAEAAEDVQDVSATMEEIAATSNQVSAAADRARDSVEAGERAGETARAVTDDLTDSSDDLVDSVTELEQRMDEVNEVIEIIADVAEQTNMLALNANIEAARAGESGEGFAVVADEVKTLAAETGEYADEISRTVAEIQSQATETVESVRASNAQIREAERGIAEALDALDEIADAVDETADGIEEVADANDSQADAIEGVTTTIEEARSHAEDAEAAARRIVETTDSQTRSVRELVDSVDRLHSADDRR